A region from the Vanacampus margaritifer isolate UIUO_Vmar chromosome 5, RoL_Vmar_1.0, whole genome shotgun sequence genome encodes:
- the LOC144052302 gene encoding cartilage intermediate layer protein 2-like: MTYPMIKLLGITLVLLHTGNAVLASNDQCWTPWFDRDNPSATGDHETLSSLHKENPGKICDHPIQIEVKTTSGASVESTGDVIHVSDAHRGFVCINGDQPNNGHCADYQVCFLCPLEFCQSEEKCLTQWFVRDNPSGTGDHETLSSLHKENPGKICDHPIQIEVKTTFGASVESTGDVIHVVLDSVV; encoded by the exons ATGACATATCCAATGATCAAATTG TTGGGTATCACGCTTGTGCTCCTTCATACTG GAAATGCCGTGCTAGCCAGCAATGATC AATGTTGGACTCCATGGTTTGATCGAGACAACCCCTCTGCTACTGGAGACCATGAAACTCTTTCCAGTCTGCACAAAGAGAACCCAGGCAAAATATGTGACCATCCAATTCAAATTGAGGTCAAAACGACATCTGGAGCCAGTGTTGAATCAACAGGCGACGTGATTCATGT ATCTGACGCACATAGGGGATTTGTTTGTATAAATGGTGACCAGCCAAACAATGGTCATTGTGCAGATTATCAAGTTTGTTTCTTGTGCCCTCTTGAATTCTGTCAATCCGAAG aaaAATGTTTGACTCAATGGTTTGTTCGAGACAACCCCTCTGGTACTGGAGACCATGAAACTCTTTCCAGTCTGCACAAAGAGAACCCAGGCAAAATCTGTGACCATCCAATTCAAATTGAGGTCAAAACGACATTTGGAGCCAGTGTTGAATCAACAGGCGACGTGATTCATGT AGTGTTGGACTCCGTGGTTTGA